The following coding sequences are from one Candidatus Thermoplasmatota archaeon window:
- a CDS encoding 3'-5' exonuclease: MRIVAFDTETTGTDPEKDRIVEITLLPIGGSARTFRVNPGVPIPEAATAVHGITDADVSEAPPFAAVAAEVQGLIADATLLGYNSRGFDTLILDRELRRAGERGIDLATVQEIDVYRMWHALEPRTLAGAALRWLGVEHAKAHDAKADVEMTLDVWRAMCKAAGLDEASSVKLTRPDNEIDRAGKFVINDEGRVVYNFGRYQGQIVAHTDPGYLQWMSNQDFPTSTKAAVQELILSKGDHPKARRWREAGHKEPA; the protein is encoded by the coding sequence ATGCGCATCGTGGCCTTCGACACGGAGACGACAGGGACCGATCCCGAGAAGGACCGCATCGTCGAGATCACCCTGCTGCCGATCGGCGGGTCCGCGCGCACGTTCCGCGTGAATCCCGGCGTCCCGATCCCGGAAGCCGCGACCGCGGTGCACGGCATCACGGACGCCGACGTCTCGGAGGCGCCGCCCTTTGCCGCGGTGGCCGCGGAGGTGCAGGGCCTCATCGCGGACGCCACGCTCCTCGGATACAATTCCAGGGGCTTCGACACGCTGATTCTCGACCGCGAGCTGCGGCGCGCGGGAGAGCGCGGCATCGACCTCGCGACGGTGCAGGAGATCGACGTCTACCGAATGTGGCACGCGCTCGAGCCGCGCACCCTCGCGGGCGCGGCCCTGCGATGGCTCGGCGTCGAGCACGCGAAAGCCCATGACGCGAAGGCCGACGTGGAGATGACGCTCGACGTGTGGCGCGCGATGTGCAAGGCGGCGGGCCTCGACGAGGCGTCGAGCGTGAAGCTCACGCGACCCGACAACGAGATCGACCGCGCGGGCAAGTTCGTGATCAACGACGAGGGCCGCGTCGTCTACAACTTCGGGCGCTATCAGGGCCAGATCGTCGCCCATACGGATCCCGGGTACCTGCAGTGGATGTCGAACCAGGATTTCCCGACGTCCACCAAGGCCGCCGTTCAGGAGCTCATCCTCAGCAAGGGCGACCACCCGAAGGCCCGGCGCTGGCGCGAGGCCGGTCACAAGGAACCTGCGTGA
- a CDS encoding protoglobin domain-containing protein — protein MHTAGYTYGTAAVARSPVTMKDLADLQECVGWTPRDEAALRKAATFLPQHLDAMLGQWQGVFGRIFVSGFVGKDGQPIDRYLQAAHGRLVMWLKDTLERPMDQAWLDYQNEIALRHHRSKKNRTDGVESTDVVPLRFIVAMVHPMSDIRKFLALGGHTPEEVDAMHAAWGKSLTIQVALWSRPYARDGDW, from the coding sequence ATGCACACCGCCGGCTACACGTACGGCACGGCCGCCGTCGCACGCTCCCCGGTCACGATGAAGGACCTCGCCGACCTCCAGGAATGCGTCGGGTGGACCCCGCGAGACGAGGCGGCGCTCCGGAAGGCCGCGACGTTCCTGCCGCAGCACCTCGACGCGATGCTCGGTCAATGGCAAGGCGTCTTCGGACGCATCTTCGTTTCCGGATTCGTCGGCAAGGACGGCCAGCCCATCGACCGCTACCTCCAGGCCGCGCACGGCCGCCTCGTCATGTGGCTGAAGGACACGCTCGAGCGTCCGATGGACCAAGCGTGGCTCGATTACCAAAACGAGATCGCCCTCCGGCACCATCGCAGCAAGAAGAACCGGACGGACGGCGTCGAGTCCACCGACGTCGTGCCGCTTCGCTTCATCGTCGCGATGGTTCACCCGATGAGTGACATCCGCAAGTTCCTTGCGCTCGGCGGCCACACGCCGGAGGAGGTCGACGCCATGCACGCCGCGTGGGGAAAGTCGCTCACGATCCAGGTCGCGCTCTGGTCGAGACCCTACGCACGCGACGGCGATTGGTAG
- a CDS encoding winged helix-turn-helix transcriptional regulator: protein MDATDIAIMREVFRERVFFWGNLDPRLSLETIARRVGLARTTVRARIQRWSKDGFIERYEVMPNPSLFGARLGACGVRIEDPRAKARFLDELDLVDGVVVALDHLGPWVVVDLVIDEPRLLERRRRLMARLPGVNEVEECLPIETPRATADLTDLDWRIVKALREAPLATIDATARKVGVSAKTLARRYERLVASNAVWFVPVLDFGGYTGGSVGRLIVTLAKDADPRKVAKGLRALPGALVVADLHPVHPGPVPGPFDVLCHLDAVPHAEAVQRAALDVTGVAGVEVIFPRSLRVYNGWFEAQMGKLDGASPRR, encoded by the coding sequence GTGGACGCGACGGACATCGCCATCATGCGGGAGGTCTTCCGCGAGCGTGTCTTCTTCTGGGGGAACCTCGACCCGCGTCTCTCGCTTGAGACCATCGCGCGCCGCGTCGGCCTCGCCCGCACCACGGTCCGCGCGCGGATCCAGCGCTGGTCCAAGGACGGGTTCATCGAGCGCTACGAGGTCATGCCCAACCCCTCTCTCTTCGGCGCGCGGCTCGGCGCGTGCGGGGTCCGCATCGAGGACCCTCGCGCGAAGGCGCGCTTCCTCGACGAGCTGGACCTCGTCGACGGCGTCGTCGTGGCGCTCGATCACCTCGGGCCTTGGGTCGTCGTGGATCTCGTGATCGACGAGCCGCGCCTCCTGGAGCGCCGGCGCAGGCTCATGGCGCGCCTCCCCGGCGTCAACGAGGTCGAGGAATGTCTTCCGATCGAGACCCCGCGCGCGACCGCCGACTTGACGGATCTCGACTGGCGCATCGTGAAGGCGCTCCGCGAGGCGCCGCTTGCGACGATCGACGCGACGGCGCGGAAGGTGGGCGTGAGCGCGAAGACGCTCGCGCGGCGCTACGAGCGCCTCGTCGCGTCGAACGCCGTGTGGTTCGTCCCGGTGCTCGACTTCGGCGGCTACACGGGCGGGAGCGTGGGGCGACTCATCGTCACCCTCGCGAAGGACGCGGACCCGCGCAAGGTCGCGAAAGGCCTGCGCGCGCTTCCGGGTGCCCTCGTCGTGGCGGACCTGCACCCCGTGCACCCGGGCCCCGTCCCGGGGCCCTTCGACGTGCTCTGCCACCTCGACGCCGTCCCGCACGCGGAAGCGGTGCAGCGAGCGGCGCTCGACGTGACGGGCGTCGCGGGCGTCGAGGTCATCTTTCCCCGAAGCCTGCGCGTATACAACGGATGGTTCGAGGCGCAGATGGGGAAGCTCGACGGCGCGTCGCCGCGGCGCTAA
- a CDS encoding winged helix-turn-helix domain-containing protein, producing MADLERPDLYVVARFLERLWRDQRVYRKTDLQLAVRLNYRVYKKYLDWMISKDLIAVSRDAEGVERIAMTPKGMRTYDAFVGTLREFVGDERF from the coding sequence ATGGCCGACCTCGAACGTCCCGACCTGTATGTCGTGGCCCGGTTTCTCGAACGGCTCTGGCGTGACCAGCGCGTCTACCGGAAGACGGACCTCCAGTTGGCGGTCCGGCTCAACTATCGCGTCTACAAGAAGTATCTTGATTGGATGATTTCCAAGGACCTCATTGCGGTCTCGCGAGACGCGGAAGGAGTCGAAAGGATCGCCATGACCCCGAAAGGCATGCGGACCTACGATGCCTTCGTCGGCACCCTTCGGGAATTCGTGGGCGACGAACGGTTTTGA
- a CDS encoding ABC transporter ATP-binding protein produces the protein MKYAIETQNLTRRYGEFVAVDGVNLAVPTGTIYGYLGLNGAGKSTTIKMLTTLIRPTAGHATVAGHDIVSEPLAIREIIGLVGDEGADSRPSWTGREYLGYFARIRGMPRAEDAVREALDAVRLDPRFRHRAIASYSTGMKRRVDLARALLSRPRVLFLDEPTRGLDLPSKRETWELLRRLAREQDVTVFLSSHDATEVHELCANIAIVARGRLTYSGPAATLGSDPRAFEAALIKLLEGTGSETPQPTRQEENA, from the coding sequence ATGAAATACGCCATCGAAACACAGAACCTGACGCGCCGATACGGCGAATTCGTCGCCGTCGACGGCGTGAACCTCGCGGTTCCCACCGGCACGATCTACGGCTATCTCGGGCTGAACGGAGCCGGGAAGAGCACGACCATCAAAATGCTCACGACCCTCATCCGCCCCACCGCGGGCCACGCGACGGTCGCGGGTCACGACATTGTCAGCGAGCCGCTCGCCATCCGCGAGATCATCGGACTCGTGGGCGACGAAGGGGCCGACAGCCGGCCGTCGTGGACCGGCCGGGAATATCTCGGATACTTCGCCCGCATCCGCGGCATGCCTCGCGCGGAGGACGCCGTTCGCGAGGCTCTCGACGCGGTGCGGCTCGACCCCCGCTTCCGCCATCGCGCCATCGCCTCCTACAGCACGGGCATGAAGCGGCGGGTCGATCTCGCGCGCGCCCTGCTCTCCCGCCCTCGAGTCCTGTTCCTCGACGAGCCCACGCGGGGACTCGATCTGCCCTCCAAGCGCGAAACCTGGGAGCTTCTTCGGCGGCTCGCGCGGGAGCAGGATGTGACCGTCTTCCTGTCGAGCCACGACGCGACCGAAGTCCACGAACTCTGCGCGAACATCGCCATCGTCGCGCGGGGTCGCCTCACCTACAGCGGCCCGGCCGCGACGCTCGGGAGCGACCCGCGCGCGTTCGAGGCCGCCCTCATCAAGCTTCTCGAAGGCACCGGATCTGAAACTCCACAACCGACCCGTCAGGAGGAAAACGCATGA
- a CDS encoding ABC transporter permease — protein MRGLPRGRFALAGAAAATAFIGFLAVAIAPELLRAFGVVAFLVVPAFVAPFAAARMSAPRASRLTHSLYTAPITQSRWFAANILVTASVGVLYLVTTAPILAVIAWHLGAGGEIFQDFVPIAIGLILAYTAIGTFLGIVFTGRSLAAPVGLAVSIAVVSVMSGVFMAQVLQDPAPNRTLLAILHLFPHPNLLDAVSSEASGGLAPVDPAKAIVALAVTTLGFTLLSAWVYLRGQGPEDWEASPRHKGLTTLVVAAIVLAPAAAANDEYRIAEPSAPQVHIPGARPVNILASLGEPGASPLELDFLNPHLETADDPLAVNEDNERHLVLLLPVDPSIPVTNLTVEITIPAGRDNGTYLSRNFTFEQVARNETAPLPGAIVNGPIEGVVLRLPLTVNPGDPHGFSKNFYVAHIHAKYDVAGENKTRHAHAEIPIHAAVSDASEHLLIASLPAPLALAAFAFVRRLRIS, from the coding sequence ATGCGGGGCCTCCCCCGGGGACGATTCGCGCTCGCGGGGGCCGCCGCGGCCACGGCCTTCATCGGATTCCTCGCCGTCGCCATCGCACCCGAACTGCTGCGCGCTTTCGGCGTCGTCGCGTTTCTCGTCGTCCCGGCCTTCGTCGCGCCCTTCGCCGCCGCCCGCATGTCGGCTCCGCGCGCGTCCCGCCTCACGCACAGCCTCTATACGGCGCCGATCACCCAATCCCGATGGTTCGCGGCCAACATTCTGGTGACGGCGAGCGTCGGGGTCTTGTACCTCGTCACGACGGCGCCCATTCTTGCCGTCATCGCTTGGCATCTCGGCGCGGGCGGGGAGATCTTCCAGGACTTCGTCCCCATCGCGATCGGGCTCATCCTCGCCTACACCGCCATCGGCACGTTCCTCGGCATCGTCTTCACCGGACGCTCGCTCGCCGCGCCCGTCGGCCTCGCGGTTTCGATTGCGGTCGTGTCGGTGATGAGCGGTGTCTTCATGGCTCAGGTGCTCCAGGATCCGGCCCCGAACCGAACGCTCCTTGCGATCCTGCACCTCTTCCCCCACCCCAACCTCCTTGACGCCGTATCGAGCGAGGCCAGCGGAGGCCTAGCACCGGTCGACCCCGCGAAGGCCATCGTCGCCCTCGCCGTCACCACCCTCGGCTTCACCCTCCTCTCGGCATGGGTCTACCTTCGCGGTCAAGGTCCCGAAGATTGGGAGGCATCGCCGCGCCACAAAGGGTTGACAACCCTGGTCGTCGCCGCGATCGTCCTCGCTCCCGCGGCCGCCGCCAACGACGAGTACCGAATCGCGGAGCCGAGCGCGCCCCAGGTCCACATCCCCGGGGCGCGTCCCGTGAACATCCTCGCTTCCCTCGGGGAACCCGGAGCGAGCCCTCTCGAGCTGGATTTCCTGAACCCCCACCTCGAGACGGCCGATGATCCCCTCGCGGTCAACGAGGACAACGAGCGTCACCTCGTCCTCCTGCTTCCCGTCGATCCATCCATTCCGGTCACGAACCTCACCGTGGAGATCACGATTCCCGCGGGACGGGACAACGGAACGTACCTGTCGCGGAACTTCACGTTTGAGCAGGTCGCGCGCAACGAGACGGCACCGCTCCCTGGCGCCATCGTGAACGGCCCCATCGAAGGCGTCGTCTTGCGCCTCCCCCTGACGGTGAATCCGGGCGACCCGCACGGATTTTCCAAGAACTTCTACGTCGCCCACATCCACGCGAAGTACGATGTCGCCGGCGAGAACAAGACGCGTCATGCGCACGCCGAAATCCCGATCCACGCCGCGGTCTCGGATGCGTCCGAGCATTTGCTCATCGCCTCCTTGCCCGCGCCCCTCGCGTTGGCCGCCTTCGCCTTCGTCCGACGCCTACGCATCTCGTGA
- a CDS encoding MBL fold metallo-hydrolase, which translates to MTKTRITLYGGVNEIGGNKFLVEEGDDRILLDFGMSIGARGNYFEEFLRPRANAILRDLLRLDLLPDVDGIYREDMLTVARAATDKDLPESADAWRRRNGGRNFVHGILVTHAHVDHFQDLSFVDPQIPVYCSPVTKGMIDAIQDVNGTDIESEISTVRRRELGTSGKGATFPDRPTVDTTDGVRDIRTLAEQEVHHVGPFSVVPIPVDHSVPGACAFFVKTPSGKRIFYSGDIRFHGRLMDRTSALLKATESLEPDVMLCEGTRIDHDAADNEEGVERGVTELAQEAKGLVVAEFAWKDTTRFDTLQRVASATGRQLLVDPRTAYLLKRLETVPGFPSRSVENYDNVGVYLRRKKSMLDEPGDYEKHEAGYLADWGDRSADMKKAWKDRDEGYLSLGLHHFLNAKRAFDVLDNPDRYIVHLSFWASNELFDLAPPAGSRWIRCSTEPYSDEMAMDLARQRNWLARFGMEHNVKASKADADVLVAKTGTTHVSGHGGAQDILKLIRNASPGMLVPIHTQEKSLDRFAGLAGDVRTFKGRTYANAAKGEVVVEV; encoded by the coding sequence ATGACGAAGACGCGCATCACGCTCTACGGCGGCGTCAACGAGATTGGCGGCAACAAATTCCTCGTCGAGGAGGGCGACGACCGGATCCTGCTCGACTTCGGCATGAGCATCGGCGCGCGCGGGAACTACTTCGAGGAGTTCCTCAGGCCCCGCGCGAACGCGATCCTCCGCGACCTTCTGCGCCTCGATCTCCTCCCCGACGTCGACGGGATCTACCGCGAGGACATGCTCACGGTCGCGCGCGCCGCGACCGACAAGGACCTCCCCGAGAGCGCCGACGCGTGGCGCCGCCGCAACGGCGGGCGCAACTTCGTGCACGGCATCCTCGTGACGCACGCGCACGTCGACCACTTCCAGGACCTCTCGTTCGTCGACCCGCAGATCCCCGTCTACTGCTCGCCCGTCACGAAGGGCATGATCGACGCCATCCAGGACGTGAACGGGACGGACATCGAGAGCGAGATCTCCACCGTTCGCCGGCGCGAGCTCGGCACGAGCGGGAAGGGCGCGACGTTCCCCGATCGACCGACGGTCGACACGACTGACGGGGTCCGCGACATCCGCACGCTCGCCGAGCAGGAGGTCCACCACGTCGGTCCTTTCAGCGTCGTCCCGATCCCCGTCGACCACTCCGTCCCCGGTGCGTGTGCCTTCTTCGTCAAGACCCCTTCGGGGAAGCGCATTTTCTACAGCGGCGACATCCGCTTCCATGGCCGCCTGATGGACCGCACGAGCGCGCTCCTCAAGGCCACCGAGAGCCTCGAGCCGGACGTGATGCTCTGCGAAGGCACGCGCATCGACCACGACGCAGCCGACAACGAGGAAGGCGTCGAGCGCGGCGTGACGGAGCTCGCGCAGGAGGCGAAGGGACTCGTCGTCGCGGAGTTCGCATGGAAGGATACGACCCGCTTCGACACGCTCCAGCGCGTCGCGAGCGCGACGGGGCGCCAACTCCTCGTGGACCCGCGCACCGCGTATCTCCTGAAGCGTCTCGAAACAGTGCCAGGATTCCCCTCGCGAAGCGTCGAGAATTACGACAACGTCGGCGTGTACCTTCGCCGCAAGAAGTCGATGCTTGACGAGCCCGGCGACTACGAGAAGCACGAGGCCGGCTACCTCGCGGACTGGGGCGACCGCAGCGCCGACATGAAGAAGGCGTGGAAGGACCGCGACGAAGGCTACCTCTCGCTCGGCCTCCACCACTTCTTGAACGCGAAGCGCGCCTTCGACGTGCTCGACAACCCCGACCGCTACATCGTGCACCTCTCGTTCTGGGCCTCGAACGAGCTCTTCGACCTCGCGCCGCCCGCGGGATCGCGCTGGATCCGCTGCTCGACCGAGCCCTACTCGGACGAGATGGCGATGGATCTCGCGCGGCAGCGCAACTGGCTCGCGCGCTTCGGGATGGAGCACAACGTGAAGGCCTCGAAGGCCGACGCCGACGTCCTCGTCGCGAAGACGGGCACGACGCACGTCAGCGGCCACGGCGGCGCGCAGGACATCCTGAAGCTCATCCGCAACGCCTCGCCCGGGATGCTCGTCCCCATCCACACGCAGGAGAAAAGCCTCGATCGTTTCGCGGGCCTCGCGGGCGACGTGCGGACGTTCAAGGGGCGGACGTACGCGAACGCGGCGAAGGGCGAAGTCGTGGTCGAGGTCTGA
- a CDS encoding HAD family hydrolase → MGSTLADDDLDDAWKPRGAAPFDGVEAVAFDLDCTLVDILRLKERACEAAAWALADAGLDLDPPVAARTMMRLALEQGIDRDDVVDLFLLDAYGTVDPSLVILGRHAFDAAEEAEARPYPRAHRTLLELSRRGYRLALITDAPRHRALKRLQASRLRAFFEDVITVEDTPRGKVDSRPFERALARLNLPASALLMVGDNPRRDVGPAKALGCRTALATYGLQPDFASDHPAHRADREIRQLDDLLALVPDRVPRRQMDLRSGGVALPVAAATAPTTPGEAP, encoded by the coding sequence ATGGGATCCACCCTCGCCGACGACGACCTCGACGACGCCTGGAAGCCGCGAGGCGCCGCGCCCTTCGACGGGGTCGAGGCCGTCGCGTTCGACCTCGACTGCACGCTCGTCGACATCCTCCGCCTCAAGGAACGCGCCTGCGAAGCGGCCGCGTGGGCGCTCGCCGACGCTGGACTCGACCTCGACCCTCCCGTCGCGGCGCGGACGATGATGCGGCTGGCCCTCGAGCAGGGCATCGACCGCGACGACGTCGTGGACCTGTTCCTCCTCGACGCCTACGGGACCGTCGACCCGTCGCTCGTCATCCTGGGAAGGCATGCGTTCGACGCGGCCGAGGAGGCCGAGGCCCGGCCGTATCCGCGCGCGCATCGCACGCTTCTCGAATTGAGCCGACGCGGTTACCGGCTCGCGCTCATCACCGACGCGCCGCGCCACCGCGCGCTCAAGCGCCTCCAGGCGTCGCGGCTGCGCGCCTTCTTCGAGGACGTCATCACCGTCGAGGACACGCCCCGCGGCAAGGTCGACAGCCGCCCCTTCGAACGAGCCCTCGCGCGCCTCAACCTCCCGGCGAGCGCGCTTCTCATGGTCGGCGACAACCCGCGCCGCGACGTCGGGCCCGCGAAGGCGCTCGGCTGCCGCACGGCCCTCGCAACGTACGGTCTTCAGCCCGATTTCGCGAGCGATCACCCCGCGCACCGGGCGGATCGCGAGATCCGTCAGCTCGACGACCTCCTCGCGCTCGTCCCTGATCGGGTCCCGCGAAGGCAAATGGATTTACGGTCCGGTGGCGTCGCTCTGCCCGTGGCCGCCGCGACGGCCCCGACGACCCCGGGGGAAGCACCATGA
- a CDS encoding MarR family transcriptional regulator gives MTKLVFYHDHAAKSREAAEQVRAFCRERGLAAKAIALDAFDIIQCAKAMRADLRKEGAENVVFNITGGTPVISAAATLACILEGVRAVYIDERSQKEVRLPLLSLRYEEILNEPQRRVLRFVSEKGAKGCDQAEIMRALKLSRGTVSHHVTNLKAKQLLSSEADPKDARRETLRVRESAALLLMGP, from the coding sequence GTGACCAAGCTCGTCTTCTACCACGACCACGCGGCGAAGAGCCGGGAGGCCGCGGAGCAGGTTCGCGCATTCTGCCGCGAGCGCGGCCTCGCGGCGAAGGCCATCGCGCTCGACGCGTTCGACATCATCCAGTGCGCGAAGGCGATGCGCGCGGACCTTCGCAAGGAAGGCGCGGAGAACGTCGTGTTCAACATCACGGGCGGGACGCCCGTCATCAGCGCCGCGGCGACGCTCGCGTGCATCCTCGAAGGCGTGCGCGCGGTGTACATCGACGAGCGCAGCCAGAAGGAGGTCCGGCTCCCGCTTCTGAGCCTTCGCTACGAAGAGATCCTGAACGAGCCCCAGCGCCGCGTCCTGCGCTTCGTTTCCGAGAAGGGCGCGAAGGGATGCGACCAGGCCGAGATCATGCGCGCGCTCAAGCTCAGTCGCGGCACGGTGAGCCACCACGTCACGAACCTGAAGGCGAAGCAGCTCCTCTCGAGCGAGGCCGACCCGAAGGACGCCCGCCGCGAGACGCTGCGCGTGCGCGAATCCGCCGCGCTCCTCCTCATGGGGCCGTGA
- a CDS encoding choice-of-anchor X domain-containing protein produces the protein MMPRSAHGRDRFAERRPRRALGDDALSDVVATMLLVGVTASLVAGASLGLVSTSGAPLPPSGLALAAAALEGSDHVTLVHAGGETFSGGSLRVVVTVDGRKAHDAPLAAERFGLGDAVAVPVAQTLALGGAVSVAVIDVARGHTLATAELDVSGAVVPRVDPPPAFTMRLRVLGAGSPIVLAPPAEILVEADVSHEAGRKNVRHVYVDLTSMKGPAWAALRDDGAGGDRLAGDGVWGALVLVPRDVSGGSKTLDATAIDFDGRRATASVVVELVRRLEATEESANPTSTPMPDARTCPGGTGAVAGYRYGISGAAAADLGGAVRPGDHVTAYVTIAPGCANVTVSLVTYRAPSAAFSWETAGGQTLFDSATAVLGPGEHALEVDVPDCHFQVSLVLGLPIVAQGPEHTNNFYSRQNRLLDADNGGDRSCVSEA, from the coding sequence ATGATGCCGCGCTCCGCCCATGGTCGCGACCGCTTCGCCGAACGCCGCCCGAGGCGCGCCCTCGGGGACGATGCCCTCTCGGACGTCGTCGCCACGATGCTCCTCGTGGGCGTCACGGCCTCTCTCGTGGCGGGCGCGTCGCTCGGCCTCGTTTCGACGAGCGGCGCCCCCTTGCCTCCCTCCGGCCTCGCTCTCGCGGCCGCGGCGCTCGAGGGGTCGGATCACGTCACGCTTGTCCACGCGGGCGGTGAGACGTTCAGCGGCGGCTCGCTCCGCGTCGTCGTCACGGTGGACGGACGGAAGGCGCACGATGCCCCGCTTGCGGCCGAGCGATTCGGGCTCGGGGACGCCGTCGCCGTGCCGGTCGCGCAAACCCTCGCGCTCGGAGGCGCCGTGTCGGTCGCCGTCATCGACGTCGCGCGAGGCCACACGCTCGCGACGGCGGAGCTCGACGTATCGGGCGCGGTCGTCCCCCGCGTCGATCCTCCTCCCGCCTTCACCATGAGGCTGCGCGTCCTCGGGGCCGGGTCGCCCATCGTCCTCGCCCCGCCCGCCGAGATCCTCGTCGAGGCCGACGTGTCCCACGAGGCCGGCCGCAAGAACGTGCGCCACGTCTACGTCGATCTCACGTCGATGAAGGGCCCCGCGTGGGCGGCCCTGCGCGACGACGGCGCGGGCGGAGACCGCCTCGCGGGCGACGGCGTCTGGGGCGCGCTCGTGCTCGTGCCGCGCGACGTCTCGGGGGGCTCGAAGACGCTCGATGCGACGGCCATCGATTTCGACGGACGGCGCGCGACGGCCTCCGTCGTCGTCGAGCTCGTCCGACGCCTCGAGGCGACGGAGGAGTCCGCGAACCCGACGAGCACCCCGATGCCGGACGCGCGGACCTGTCCCGGGGGAACCGGAGCCGTCGCGGGCTACCGTTACGGGATCTCGGGCGCGGCCGCGGCCGATCTCGGCGGCGCCGTGAGGCCGGGGGACCACGTGACCGCCTACGTGACGATCGCGCCCGGGTGCGCGAACGTGACCGTCTCGCTCGTGACGTACCGGGCGCCCTCGGCCGCGTTCTCATGGGAGACGGCCGGCGGGCAGACCCTGTTCGACAGCGCGACCGCGGTCCTGGGGCCTGGCGAGCATGCGCTCGAGGTCGACGTGCCGGACTGCCATTTCCAGGTCAGTCTCGTCCTCGGCTTGCCCATCGTCGCGCAGGGTCCCGAGCACACGAACAACTTCTATTCCAGGCAGAACCGGCTCCTCGACGCCGACAACGGCGGCGACCGGTCCTGCGTTTCGGAGGCTTGA
- a CDS encoding choice-of-anchor X domain-containing protein: MSTSSKRTLRADRGVSDVVSTAMSLGTIVTLVAVLALHQGPSPVVERYDPLPLTVSAETHVGAQHLVLVHTGGADVDMASVRVHVAAGLTTLFDGPVGAAGLVWHHGEFATLLLASPVPPGAPLSVLVVHEVAGVSAHGAATVNVDPVAPPPELEGLAASVFFGNGADRIVANGTETVVIELLVDHPSGRKLVASVTGRLAGVQVPPVEFHDDGTRGDAVARDGLYVGTLQLPLDVAPGLYPTTVTVVDLNGARSYITGLVEVLPPVVIPPDPLRPMIPPFEILPTGGVRPRCAGPLVLEVVGVDITYGATGPRIPVYAWSTRNGGATFSPLYGGVPVARGMQESFVVGPGDIVGVRGQANGFGFVSTWNSWSADPHVRVLRDGDLPPDVPAFGTLQTDIAVYLAPYIENGRIALAEHEVIVLFEFNPDLASTAADFQDLVILYDFIAGNCPG; this comes from the coding sequence ATGTCAACGTCCAGTAAGCGGACCCTTCGCGCCGATCGTGGCGTCTCGGACGTCGTCAGCACGGCGATGAGCCTCGGGACGATCGTGACGCTCGTCGCCGTCCTCGCCCTCCATCAGGGGCCGTCCCCCGTCGTCGAGCGCTACGATCCGCTGCCGCTCACCGTCTCGGCCGAGACGCACGTCGGCGCGCAGCATCTGGTCCTCGTGCACACGGGCGGCGCGGACGTCGACATGGCTTCCGTACGCGTCCACGTCGCGGCGGGACTCACCACGTTGTTCGACGGGCCCGTGGGCGCGGCGGGCCTTGTATGGCATCACGGCGAATTCGCCACCCTCCTGCTTGCGTCTCCCGTACCGCCGGGCGCCCCGCTGTCCGTGCTCGTCGTGCACGAAGTCGCGGGCGTTTCCGCGCACGGTGCGGCGACGGTGAACGTCGACCCCGTGGCGCCTCCGCCGGAGCTCGAGGGCCTCGCCGCCTCCGTCTTCTTCGGCAACGGCGCGGACCGCATCGTGGCGAACGGCACCGAAACGGTCGTCATCGAGCTTCTCGTCGACCACCCGTCGGGGCGCAAGCTCGTCGCGAGCGTCACGGGACGCCTCGCGGGCGTCCAGGTGCCTCCCGTGGAGTTCCACGACGACGGGACGCGCGGCGACGCGGTCGCGCGCGACGGCCTTTACGTCGGGACCTTACAGCTTCCGCTCGACGTCGCGCCCGGCCTCTATCCGACCACGGTGACGGTGGTGGACCTCAATGGCGCGCGCTCGTACATCACGGGTCTCGTCGAGGTGCTTCCGCCGGTCGTGATCCCGCCCGATCCGCTGCGGCCCATGATCCCCCCGTTCGAGATCCTCCCGACGGGCGGCGTCCGTCCGCGCTGCGCCGGGCCGCTCGTGCTCGAAGTCGTGGGCGTCGACATCACGTACGGGGCCACAGGTCCTCGCATCCCCGTGTACGCATGGTCCACACGCAACGGCGGCGCGACGTTCTCGCCCCTTTACGGCGGGGTGCCGGTCGCGCGCGGCATGCAGGAGAGCTTCGTCGTCGGACCGGGCGACATCGTGGGCGTGCGCGGGCAGGCCAACGGCTTCGGGTTCGTCTCGACGTGGAACTCCTGGTCCGCTGATCCGCACGTCCGCGTGCTGCGCGACGGCGACCTGCCGCCGGACGTCCCCGCGTTCGGCACGCTCCAGACCGACATCGCCGTCTATCTTGCGCCCTACATCGAGAACGGACGGATCGCGCTCGCCGAACACGAGGTCATCGTGCTGTTCGAGTTCAACCCGGACCTCGCCTCGACGGCCGCGGACTTCCAGGACCTCGTGATCCTGTACGACTTCATCGCGGGCAATTGTCCCGGGTGA